A segment of the Streptomyces sp. L2 genome:
CCGCCGCCGAGCGCATCCGGCGCGGCTACGAGCCGGACGAGACCGGCTACGTCCAGCCGGGCCTGGTCAACGTCCAGGTGGCGGAGGCGCTGCTGAGCCTCGGTGAACTCGCCGCCGCGGGAGAGCACGCGGCGGCCGCCGTGGACAACCCGGCGCACGACCGCGGCCGGGTGCACCGGCTCGCCATGCTCAGCACGATCGAACTGCGCCAGGGGAACGCCGACCGGGCGGTGGCCACCGCCGTGCGGATGGCCGAGCAGGCGCGCGGTATGGAGTCCCAGCGCCTGCGCGACCGGCTGCGCGCGGTACGCGAACACTTGGTGCGCAACGGCTCCGCCGGGACCGCCGAGGCCGCCGAACTCATCGACGGGGCGCTGCGGGTGCCCCTGTAGACGCCCTGTAGGTGCGCCGCCGCTGCTGCGATATTGCCCCTTACTCAGCGGAAGGTGGCAGAACCGTGCAGTGGACGAAACAGAGCGAACGAACTGTGTATGAAAACCGCTGGTTCAGCGTCAACCTGGCGGATGTCGAGCTGCCGAACGGCAGACACCTCGACCACTTCCTGATCCGGCTGCGGCCCGTCGCCGTGGCGACCGTCGTCAACGAGGCCAACGAGGTGCTGCTCCTGTGGCGGCACCGCTTCATCACCGACAGCTGGGGCTGGGAGCTGGCCGCGGGGGTCGTGGAGGACGGCGAGGACGTCGCGGGCGCGGCCGCCAGGGAACTGGAGGAGGAGACCGGCTGGCGGCCGGGGCCCCTGCACCACCTCATGACCGTGGAGCCGTCCAACGGCCTCACCGACGCCCGGCACCACGTCTTCTGGTCCGAGGAGGGCGAGTACCGGGGCCACCCGGTGGACGACTTCGAGTCGGACCGCCGGGAATGGGTCCCGCTCAAGGTCGTACCCGATCTGATAGCCCGGGGGGAGGTCCCCGCCGCCAACATGGCGGCCGCCTTACTCCTGCTCCACCACCTGCGGCTCACCGACGGCCGCTGACCGGAGCGGGTTCGCAAAACGGGGGACGGGCCCGGCACCGCACGCGGCGCCGGGCCCGTCCGGCCGTGGGATCAGCGGTAGGTGTAGAAGCCGGAGCCCGTCTTGCGGCCCAGCCGGCCCGCCTCGACCATGCGCTGGAGCAGCGGGGGAGCGGCGTACAGCGGCTCCTTGTACTCGGCGTACATCGAGTTGGCGATGGAGACGATGGTGTCCAGGCCGATCAGGTCCGACAGCCGCAGCGGGCCCATCGGGTGGGCGC
Coding sequences within it:
- a CDS encoding NUDIX hydrolase, which translates into the protein MQWTKQSERTVYENRWFSVNLADVELPNGRHLDHFLIRLRPVAVATVVNEANEVLLLWRHRFITDSWGWELAAGVVEDGEDVAGAAARELEEETGWRPGPLHHLMTVEPSNGLTDARHHVFWSEEGEYRGHPVDDFESDRREWVPLKVVPDLIARGEVPAANMAAALLLLHHLRLTDGR